A stretch of Alteribacter keqinensis DNA encodes these proteins:
- the dnaX gene encoding DNA polymerase III subunit gamma/tau — protein sequence MSYQALYRVWRPRVLSDVVGQEHITTTLKNALVQQKLSHAYLFTGPRGTGKTSAAKIISKAINCEHAPVEEPCNQCTSCRGISDGSIVDVMEIDAASNNGVDEIRDIRDKVKFAPSAVKYKVYIIDEVHMLSTGAFNALLKTLEEPPRHVIFILATTEPHKIPLTIISRCQRFDFKRISPDSMINRMKEIVQAGDIAVEEDALAMIARASEGGMRDALSLLDQAISYSESAVTLQDVLSIIGAVSQQLLFDIAQALKEQDVAKALTSIDAVVKEGKDPNRFIEDMIYFYRDLLLYRTAPSLKDSMERVTADETFISLSKELPSEWIYKVMDLLNHFQQEMKWSNHPKVFLELFAVRACHESKPAETGGADSDTVKQLVSKVNELEKTIKQLQASPGGGAGNGVQQADAQPQKKPVPRSRAASAGKSRSQMGRVREMLSGASKAELQSLTSKWGQISEQVKGKSVPASAWLSDCKPVASSGDKVVLAFKNEMHRDMIDTKFRSIVEDVLSSVTGKQITVLTILTIHWEETKDTFVKEQRGDEGEEEEDPVVGEAIKLMGEDLVEVKE from the coding sequence ATGAGTTACCAAGCGCTTTACCGCGTCTGGCGTCCAAGAGTGCTGTCGGACGTTGTTGGACAAGAGCACATCACGACAACATTAAAAAATGCTTTAGTTCAACAAAAGCTCTCCCACGCCTATTTGTTTACCGGCCCTCGTGGAACCGGTAAAACGAGTGCGGCTAAGATTATTTCAAAAGCAATAAATTGTGAACATGCACCTGTAGAGGAACCTTGTAACCAATGTACTTCCTGCCGCGGAATATCAGATGGATCCATCGTTGATGTAATGGAAATTGATGCTGCAAGTAACAATGGTGTCGATGAAATAAGGGATATAAGGGATAAAGTGAAATTTGCCCCGAGTGCAGTTAAGTATAAAGTGTACATTATTGATGAAGTACATATGCTGTCGACAGGTGCTTTTAATGCTTTACTGAAGACCTTGGAAGAACCACCGAGGCACGTCATCTTTATACTGGCTACCACTGAACCCCATAAGATCCCCCTTACGATCATTTCGCGGTGTCAGCGGTTTGACTTTAAACGAATCTCCCCTGATTCCATGATTAATCGAATGAAGGAGATCGTCCAGGCTGGGGATATCGCTGTCGAGGAAGATGCGCTGGCAATGATTGCAAGGGCATCTGAAGGTGGTATGCGGGATGCCTTAAGTCTTCTTGACCAGGCTATCTCCTATTCTGAGTCGGCAGTTACTCTTCAGGATGTGCTGTCAATTATCGGAGCCGTTTCACAGCAACTCTTATTCGATATTGCCCAGGCTTTGAAAGAACAGGACGTAGCCAAAGCCCTCACGTCAATTGATGCTGTAGTAAAAGAAGGAAAAGATCCAAACCGCTTCATAGAAGATATGATCTATTTCTACAGAGATCTTCTATTATACAGGACGGCTCCGTCTTTAAAAGACTCCATGGAGAGGGTGACAGCAGATGAAACATTCATCTCGCTGTCGAAAGAACTGCCGTCCGAATGGATCTATAAAGTCATGGACCTGTTAAACCACTTCCAGCAGGAAATGAAGTGGTCCAATCACCCGAAGGTTTTCCTTGAGCTCTTTGCAGTGCGGGCCTGTCACGAGAGTAAACCTGCTGAAACCGGAGGGGCTGATTCCGATACGGTAAAGCAACTTGTCTCAAAAGTTAATGAACTGGAAAAGACAATTAAGCAGCTCCAGGCAAGCCCGGGTGGAGGCGCAGGAAACGGGGTGCAGCAGGCCGATGCCCAGCCTCAAAAGAAGCCGGTACCAAGAAGCCGTGCTGCCTCAGCCGGCAAAAGCCGCAGTCAGATGGGCAGGGTAAGGGAAATGCTCTCCGGTGCCAGCAAGGCAGAACTCCAGTCTCTCACAAGTAAGTGGGGACAAATTTCAGAACAGGTTAAAGGGAAAAGTGTACCTGCCTCTGCCTGGCTGAGTGACTGTAAGCCAGTTGCAAGTTCGGGCGATAAAGTAGTCCTGGCCTTTAAAAATGAAATGCACCGCGATATGATTGATACGAAGTTCCGGTCAATTGTTGAAGACGTTCTTTCGTCGGTGACAGGTAAACAAATTACCGTGCTTACGATCCTTACCATCCACTGGGAAGAAACAAAGGATACCTTTGTTAAAGAACAGCGTGGGGACGAAGGCGAGGAAGAGGAAGACCCGGTCGTAGGAGAAGCTATCAAGCTTATGGGTGAAGACCTGGTGGAAGTAAAAGAATAA
- a CDS encoding YycC family protein translates to MQPNKFSLETAQVLSKKLNMPIEHIMHTPPHIIMAKIAKLEEGEAKKEKSEDE, encoded by the coding sequence GTGCAGCCGAACAAATTCTCACTTGAAACAGCCCAAGTGCTGTCAAAAAAATTAAATATGCCCATCGAGCATATCATGCATACCCCTCCCCATATTATTATGGCGAAGATCGCAAAGCTTGAGGAAGGAGAAGCGAAAAAGGAAAAGTCTGAAGACGAATAA
- the tadA gene encoding tRNA adenosine(34) deaminase TadA translates to MNIRNNDPDQRWMKEAVAEAEKAEDKGEVPIGAVIVKDNKVIGRGHNLRESVQLATSHAEMTAIQGACEAVGSWRLVDCTLYVTLEPCPMCAGAIVQSRIERVVYGAADPKAGCCGTLMNLTDEPRFNHQAYVTSGIMEETCSNLLTSFFRKLRERKKRNKAEFMEEKKG, encoded by the coding sequence ATGAACATACGGAATAATGACCCGGATCAGCGCTGGATGAAAGAGGCTGTAGCTGAAGCTGAAAAAGCGGAAGATAAAGGCGAAGTACCCATAGGAGCTGTAATCGTAAAAGATAACAAGGTAATTGGGAGAGGTCATAACTTGAGAGAATCGGTACAATTGGCCACATCCCATGCTGAAATGACAGCAATTCAGGGAGCGTGTGAGGCTGTCGGAAGCTGGCGGCTTGTTGACTGCACGCTCTATGTAACCCTGGAGCCATGTCCAATGTGTGCAGGGGCGATTGTGCAATCCCGAATTGAAAGAGTAGTCTATGGGGCGGCCGATCCTAAAGCAGGCTGTTGCGGAACGCTCATGAACCTGACAGACGAGCCGCGCTTTAACCACCAGGCTTACGTAACCTCAGGTATAATGGAAGAAACATGTTCCAACCTTCTTACTTCGTTTTTCCGGAAGCTTCGGGAACGTAAGAAAAGAAATAAGGCGGAATTTATGGAAGAAAAGAAAGGATGA
- the opp4C gene encoding oligopeptide ABC transporter permease, translated as MAATVDAQKAEELKNKAKKQSPWSIARRKLFRNKLAMISIAFLVLVTILAYLAPFIAPFDPNRVDIMNRNQPPGGGYLLGTDNSGRDILSLLLYGARTSLTIGFVCMISVVIIGTFIGSIAGYYGGWVDAVLMRFTDFVMNFPFLVFVIVLASIFRDAGIWALIIVISALSWTGAARVVRSKTMSEKENEYVMAAISIGGSPLKVIRKHLLPNVMTTIIVQATLLLAVMIVVETGLSFLGFGVPSGTPSWGNMMQEARQPHVIRSFWWIWVPPALAITFTILAINFIGEGIKDAFNPKSAR; from the coding sequence ATGGCAGCAACTGTAGATGCTCAAAAAGCAGAGGAATTGAAAAATAAGGCCAAAAAGCAATCCCCATGGTCGATTGCTCGCCGCAAACTGTTTCGAAATAAGCTGGCAATGATCAGTATTGCATTTCTTGTTCTTGTAACGATTCTTGCTTATCTGGCACCGTTCATTGCACCGTTTGATCCTAACCGGGTCGATATAATGAACCGTAATCAGCCTCCTGGAGGCGGATATCTGCTGGGAACAGACAATTCCGGTCGTGACATTCTATCCCTTCTCTTATATGGAGCAAGGACATCACTGACGATTGGTTTTGTATGTATGATTTCTGTCGTTATCATCGGAACATTTATCGGGTCCATTGCAGGATACTACGGTGGATGGGTTGATGCAGTACTCATGCGCTTTACGGACTTTGTAATGAACTTTCCATTCCTCGTTTTTGTTATCGTACTTGCATCGATCTTCCGTGATGCAGGGATATGGGCGCTTATTATCGTAATTAGTGCATTATCCTGGACTGGAGCAGCGCGGGTTGTGCGGAGTAAGACGATGTCTGAGAAGGAAAACGAATACGTAATGGCGGCAATCTCCATTGGAGGCTCACCATTAAAGGTTATTCGAAAGCATTTATTACCTAACGTTATGACAACGATCATCGTACAGGCTACTTTACTCTTAGCTGTAATGATTGTTGTTGAAACAGGATTAAGTTTCTTAGGGTTCGGTGTTCCATCAGGTACACCAAGCTGGGGAAATATGATGCAGGAAGCAAGACAGCCTCATGTTATCCGTTCATTCTGGTGGATCTGGGTGCCACCTGCACTGGCGATAACCTTTACGATCCTCGCTATCAATTTCATCGGGGAAGGAATCAAGGATGCCTTCAACCCTAAATCAGCAAGATAA
- the opp4B gene encoding oligopeptide ABC transporter permease: protein MLLYSLRRILIMIPIMVMISIVVFALALAMPGDALSGQIDPANSSPEYVEEMRERLGLNDPVHVQYARWAGNILQWDFGRSYNHRMPVTEVIGQRLPNTILLSVLSLIITYILAFFMGRYAGRNPYTIGDYGIQGLNYLMLAIPSFVAAIFAIFLFSFQLGWFPATGSISSGVEPGTMEYYLSKLKHAALPALVLGGLTTASYTQFLRNDIIESAQKDYVRTARAKGTPESRIYNKHILRNSVIPIVTLFGFDIASIIGGAVIIETVFSYPGIGQLLISSIDNRDSSVVLAITLMLSIATLIGNLIADLVYGVVDPRIRVE from the coding sequence ATGTTACTTTACTCATTACGCAGAATTCTCATCATGATTCCAATCATGGTTATGATCTCCATTGTAGTATTTGCCCTGGCATTAGCCATGCCAGGGGATGCCCTCTCGGGGCAAATTGATCCAGCAAATTCGTCACCTGAATACGTAGAAGAGATGCGAGAAAGACTTGGACTGAATGACCCTGTGCATGTGCAGTATGCCAGATGGGCAGGAAATATCCTGCAGTGGGATTTCGGCCGTTCTTATAATCATCGGATGCCAGTAACGGAAGTCATTGGTCAGCGGCTGCCGAACACAATTCTGCTTTCGGTTCTTTCATTGATTATTACGTACATCCTGGCCTTTTTCATGGGACGGTATGCGGGTCGTAACCCTTATACTATCGGAGATTACGGAATTCAAGGCTTAAACTATTTGATGTTGGCAATTCCAAGTTTCGTAGCTGCTATTTTTGCAATCTTTCTATTCTCTTTCCAACTCGGCTGGTTCCCTGCAACTGGGAGTATTAGCTCGGGAGTGGAACCTGGGACAATGGAATATTACCTGAGTAAATTAAAGCACGCTGCACTGCCTGCTTTAGTACTTGGTGGTCTTACTACAGCCAGTTACACTCAGTTTTTACGTAATGATATTATCGAAAGTGCTCAAAAAGATTATGTTCGAACAGCGCGTGCGAAAGGAACACCCGAAAGTCGCATTTATAACAAACATATTCTGCGAAACTCCGTGATTCCGATCGTAACGTTATTTGGTTTTGACATTGCAAGTATTATTGGCGGAGCCGTCATTATCGAAACAGTGTTTTCTTATCCTGGAATTGGACAATTACTAATCAGTTCAATTGATAACAGAGACTCCTCTGTCGTACTCGCGATTACGTTAATGCTATCGATTGCAACGCTCATCGGTAACTTAATAGCTGACCTCGTGTACGGTGTAGTAGATCCAAGGATAAGGGTAGAATAG
- the opp4A gene encoding oligopeptide ABC transporter substrate-binding protein gives MRKSLLLLLAMLLSISIFVVACGGDGDEPADTDADEEVEGGEEDTDADADADEEGGDDTAQEDAPQGGTVTYGYTQPFAGTFDWSFYGGQDDSLALKIFSGDALVKTGDDLMPEPHLAQFDISDDGTVITFELEEGVMWHNGEELTGEDFKFAWEVIAHPDYPGVRFSNVEMIEGAQEMKDGDADEISGINLVDDYTIELTVTEAAPNTISNLWTYPMPKAHLEHLEVAEMEESDEVRRNPVGLGAYKVTNIVPGEQVEFEAFEDYWRGAPNLDGVVYKVIDGAMAGELLAQGEVDIIDLPPSQAIQLEGNDNVYLEEVEALSYSYIGFKLGHWDGEKNVMDNPKFEDVRVRQAVAHAIDRQGIIDSFSEGYGTVINAPESVISWAYPDESTLNQYEYDPERAMELLAEAGYEDTNGDGFVETPDGEEFSVNFMAMSGTDISEPRAQYIVQNLQDAGINAQLQNGQLFEFNLFYDLVEEDDEDIDLFMGAWGLSADPDPTGLWKENDFWNFPRWVNEDSEELIARGLSEEALDIDYRTEVYQEWHQLVNEELPLVPLSSPITIYAINSEVQGVTPDIRDAITDPHLWYREN, from the coding sequence ATGAGAAAATCATTATTGCTACTCTTAGCGATGCTTCTTTCAATCTCGATTTTCGTTGTAGCCTGCGGCGGCGACGGAGACGAGCCTGCAGATACTGACGCAGACGAAGAAGTAGAAGGCGGAGAAGAAGACACTGATGCAGACGCTGATGCCGATGAAGAAGGCGGAGACGACACTGCACAAGAAGATGCACCACAAGGTGGAACTGTAACATACGGTTACACACAACCATTTGCAGGAACATTTGACTGGTCATTTTATGGCGGTCAGGATGACAGCCTTGCACTAAAAATCTTTAGCGGTGATGCACTTGTAAAAACAGGTGATGATTTAATGCCGGAACCACACCTTGCTCAGTTTGACATTTCTGATGACGGTACTGTTATCACGTTCGAACTTGAAGAAGGCGTAATGTGGCACAACGGTGAAGAACTAACTGGGGAAGACTTTAAATTCGCGTGGGAAGTCATTGCTCACCCGGATTACCCAGGTGTACGTTTTTCAAACGTTGAAATGATTGAAGGCGCACAGGAAATGAAGGACGGTGACGCCGACGAAATTTCCGGTATCAACCTTGTTGATGACTATACAATTGAATTAACAGTTACAGAGGCTGCCCCAAACACAATCAGCAACCTTTGGACATACCCAATGCCAAAAGCTCACCTCGAGCACCTTGAAGTAGCTGAGATGGAAGAGTCTGACGAGGTTCGTCGTAACCCTGTTGGTCTTGGAGCTTACAAAGTAACAAACATCGTACCTGGTGAGCAGGTAGAATTTGAAGCATTTGAAGACTACTGGAGAGGTGCACCTAACCTTGATGGCGTTGTTTACAAAGTAATTGACGGCGCAATGGCCGGTGAACTTCTTGCACAGGGCGAAGTTGACATCATTGACTTACCACCTAGCCAGGCGATTCAGCTTGAAGGTAACGACAATGTATACCTTGAAGAAGTAGAAGCACTTTCTTACAGCTATATCGGCTTTAAATTAGGTCACTGGGATGGCGAGAAAAACGTCATGGACAACCCTAAGTTTGAAGATGTACGTGTACGTCAGGCAGTTGCACATGCAATTGACCGTCAAGGAATCATCGATTCATTCAGCGAAGGTTACGGTACTGTAATCAACGCACCTGAATCTGTAATCAGCTGGGCTTACCCGGATGAGTCTACTCTTAATCAGTATGAGTACGATCCTGAACGTGCAATGGAGCTTCTTGCTGAAGCTGGATATGAAGATACAAACGGTGACGGATTTGTTGAAACTCCGGACGGAGAAGAGTTCTCTGTAAACTTCATGGCAATGAGCGGTACTGATATTTCTGAGCCACGTGCCCAGTATATCGTTCAAAACCTGCAGGATGCAGGAATTAACGCACAGTTACAAAATGGTCAACTTTTTGAATTCAACCTTTTCTATGACTTAGTTGAAGAAGACGATGAAGACATCGACTTGTTCATGGGTGCATGGGGTCTGTCTGCTGATCCGGATCCAACTGGTCTTTGGAAAGAAAACGACTTCTGGAACTTCCCACGTTGGGTAAACGAAGATTCTGAAGAGCTTATCGCCCGCGGGTTGAGCGAGGAAGCGTTAGATATCGACTACCGTACGGAAGTATACCAAGAGTGGCACCAGCTTGTTAACGAAGAGCTGCCGCTTGTTCCACTTAGCTCTCCAATCACTATTTACGCGATCAACTCTGAAGTTCAAGGTGTAACACCGGACATCAGAGATGCGATTACTGATCCGCACCTATGGTACAGAGAGAACTAA
- a CDS encoding ABC transporter ATP-binding protein translates to MTQSQKSEHLLEIKELKKYYPVLGGFFRKKIGDVKAVDNISFELKRGETFGLVGESGCGKSTAGRTITRLFKPTSGKIFFEGEDITSIYGSRLRNMRKDIQMVFQDPYASLNPKMMVGSIVSEPILNYRRVSEKAVRDEVMDLLTKVGLPEDAYFKYPHEFSGGQRQRIGIARALALKPKLIVADEPVSALDVSVQSQVLNLLKSLQKEFNLTLLFIAHDLSVVKHMSDRIGVMYLGNLVEVADADDLYANPKHPYTKALISAIPMPDPRNKSARIILKGDVPSPQNPPVGCAFHPRCPEAMPQCSERKPQLKEVNREHRVSCLLYD, encoded by the coding sequence ATGACACAATCACAAAAGTCAGAACATTTGCTGGAAATTAAAGAATTAAAAAAATATTACCCTGTACTGGGCGGCTTTTTCAGAAAAAAGATTGGTGATGTTAAAGCCGTAGATAATATTTCGTTTGAGCTTAAGCGCGGAGAAACATTCGGTCTGGTTGGGGAGTCGGGGTGCGGGAAATCCACTGCCGGCCGAACGATCACTCGTTTGTTTAAACCGACAAGCGGTAAGATCTTTTTCGAAGGAGAAGACATCACAAGCATTTACGGATCGCGTCTTCGCAACATGCGTAAAGATATTCAGATGGTCTTCCAGGATCCGTACGCATCGCTGAACCCGAAAATGATGGTAGGGAGCATCGTATCCGAACCGATCCTTAACTACCGCAGAGTGTCGGAAAAAGCAGTCAGGGATGAAGTTATGGACCTGCTTACTAAAGTAGGGCTTCCTGAAGATGCCTACTTTAAATATCCTCATGAATTTTCCGGAGGGCAGCGCCAGCGTATCGGGATTGCCCGTGCCCTTGCACTGAAGCCGAAGCTGATTGTGGCGGACGAGCCTGTATCTGCCCTTGATGTATCTGTACAGTCACAGGTGCTGAACCTGCTTAAGAGTCTTCAAAAAGAGTTTAACCTGACTTTGCTGTTTATCGCTCATGACCTGAGTGTTGTTAAACATATGAGTGATCGTATCGGCGTTATGTATCTCGGTAACCTTGTTGAAGTTGCTGATGCTGACGACCTTTACGCGAACCCGAAACACCCATATACAAAAGCGCTGATCTCTGCGATTCCTATGCCTGATCCGCGTAATAAGAGTGCCCGTATCATTTTAAAAGGTGACGTACCGAGCCCTCAGAATCCACCTGTTGGCTGTGCGTTTCATCCACGCTGTCCGGAAGCCATGCCTCAGTGCAGCGAAAGAAAACCTCAGTTGAAGGAGGTGAATCGGGAGCACCGCGTTTCGTGCTTACTTTACGATTAA
- a CDS encoding ABC transporter ATP-binding protein has protein sequence MSKQNALLEINDLHTGFNIDGEQYHAVKGVSFNVGSKEVVCVVGESGCGKSVMSLSIMQLLPKHNGSIDKGQILFKGKDLADLTESEMNSVRGKDISMIFQEPMTALNPVLTIGFQLDEVLLNHTDASKEQVRKKSIQLLKDVGISRSEQIVHEYPHQLSGGMRQRVMIAMAIACEPALLIADEPTTALDVTVQAQILELIKKIQNDKGMAVMLITHDLGVVAEMADKVVVMYAGQVVEQSDVDRIFHDPKHPYTKALLGSIPKLDEKEEELYTIKGIVPSLKNMPKQGCRFVDRCPEAMPECKQIDPQLGETNKGHAVRCLLYETSQPGKKAEVRA, from the coding sequence ATGAGCAAGCAGAATGCGCTTCTAGAGATAAACGACTTGCACACTGGATTTAACATTGACGGAGAACAATATCACGCTGTTAAAGGCGTATCCTTCAATGTAGGGTCGAAGGAAGTTGTTTGTGTCGTTGGGGAGTCGGGTTGTGGAAAGAGTGTAATGTCTCTTTCAATTATGCAATTACTTCCTAAGCATAATGGATCAATAGATAAGGGGCAGATTCTTTTTAAAGGGAAGGATCTTGCAGACTTAACTGAAAGTGAAATGAACAGCGTCAGGGGTAAGGATATCAGTATGATTTTCCAGGAACCTATGACGGCGCTTAACCCCGTACTGACAATCGGATTCCAGCTTGATGAAGTTTTACTGAACCATACAGATGCTTCAAAAGAGCAAGTACGGAAAAAAAGTATTCAGCTTTTAAAAGACGTTGGTATCTCAAGGTCTGAGCAGATTGTGCACGAGTATCCGCACCAGCTTTCAGGGGGCATGCGTCAACGGGTTATGATCGCCATGGCTATCGCTTGTGAACCTGCACTTCTAATTGCTGATGAACCTACAACAGCACTTGATGTAACGGTTCAGGCTCAGATTCTCGAATTAATTAAGAAAATTCAGAATGATAAAGGTATGGCCGTTATGCTCATTACTCATGACCTTGGTGTTGTAGCTGAGATGGCAGACAAGGTTGTCGTCATGTACGCAGGACAAGTTGTTGAGCAGTCCGATGTGGACCGTATTTTCCATGATCCTAAGCATCCATATACGAAAGCGCTTCTCGGCTCTATTCCAAAGCTGGATGAGAAGGAAGAGGAGCTTTATACAATTAAAGGTATTGTTCCATCATTAAAGAACATGCCGAAGCAAGGCTGCCGTTTTGTGGATCGTTGCCCGGAGGCGATGCCTGAGTGTAAACAAATTGATCCGCAGCTGGGTGAAACGAATAAAGGCCACGCCGTTCGCTGTCTCCTTTACGAAACAAGTCAGCCTGGCAAAAAAGCGGAGGTGCGAGCATGA
- the opp4C gene encoding oligopeptide ABC transporter permease, translating into METHSNQQVGTAVPPAKTEAEKSLSPFQLAMRRFLRNKLAIAGLVVLSFFILVAIFADVIAPHSPTAHNYYNIEAKASSEHWLGTDSSGRDNFSRLVYGARISLTIGFFAMLFTVVIGVLLGSLAGYYGKWVDGIIMRATDLMLILPFLLLILTIIAIVQSVTITLFITIIAVTSWPNLTRIIRATFLSLREKEYVLGARSIGASDFRIIFKHFLPNAVGPIIVNATLMMATMIILESGLSFIGFGIPQPTPTWGNMITEANSLRILENNWETWVPPGLAILLTVLAINFIGDGLRDAFDPKSNQ; encoded by the coding sequence ATGGAAACACATTCTAATCAACAAGTAGGAACTGCAGTTCCTCCCGCTAAAACAGAAGCAGAGAAAAGCTTAAGCCCTTTTCAACTGGCGATGCGGAGGTTTCTCAGGAATAAGCTTGCCATTGCCGGGCTGGTTGTATTATCATTCTTCATCCTTGTGGCTATTTTCGCAGATGTGATAGCGCCTCATAGTCCAACGGCACACAACTATTACAATATTGAAGCAAAAGCGTCTTCAGAGCACTGGCTTGGAACAGACAGTTCTGGACGGGATAACTTCTCGAGACTTGTATACGGGGCAAGAATTTCTTTAACAATAGGATTCTTCGCCATGCTGTTCACTGTCGTTATCGGTGTCTTATTAGGCTCCCTTGCCGGCTATTATGGAAAATGGGTTGACGGCATCATCATGAGAGCGACGGATCTTATGCTGATCCTCCCGTTCCTTCTGTTGATTCTGACAATTATTGCGATTGTACAGTCGGTTACCATTACACTGTTTATAACCATTATCGCGGTGACATCCTGGCCGAACCTGACAAGGATTATAAGAGCAACCTTCCTTTCCCTCAGGGAAAAAGAGTATGTTCTCGGAGCCCGTTCGATTGGAGCTTCGGATTTCAGAATTATTTTTAAGCACTTCCTTCCAAACGCAGTCGGTCCGATCATCGTTAATGCTACATTAATGATGGCTACAATGATTATTCTTGAATCAGGCCTCAGCTTTATCGGCTTTGGTATTCCGCAGCCGACTCCGACATGGGGGAACATGATTACAGAAGCCAATAGTCTTCGAATTCTTGAAAATAACTGGGAAACGTGGGTCCCGCCGGGTCTGGCAATCTTACTTACTGTACTTGCCATTAACTTTATCGGTGACGGCTTACGAGATGCTTTTGACCCTAAAAGTAACCAATAA
- a CDS encoding ABC transporter permease produces the protein MHKYIIRRTLQFIPMLFLVTVLVFGLAKAAPGDVLSGEMLDPNIPHEVLEQRREALGLNDPIHIQYWNWLSSVAQGDLGTSMQYANRPVIDLIQSRIMNTVYLALFSLVITLAVAIPIGIYSATRKYSLFDYGATTFAFLGLATPNFFAGLLAIWLLSFQFGWFPAQGTTSAVGLSGFELFVDKLRHLVLPGFTLGLASTAVYMRYMRTEILEIKGSDFIRTAHAKGLTKNSVLYKHTLRNALIPIITLLGFEFGFLLSGAVITEAVFNYPGIGTLFLNSISNRDYPVIMAINLILAVTILLGNLLADIFYAVVDPRIRYD, from the coding sequence TTGTGACGGTTCTCGTATTTGGACTGGCTAAAGCAGCACCGGGAGATGTGTTGTCAGGTGAAATGCTCGATCCTAATATCCCTCACGAGGTATTGGAGCAAAGAAGAGAGGCACTTGGTCTTAACGACCCGATACATATTCAGTATTGGAACTGGCTTTCATCAGTTGCCCAGGGTGATCTTGGAACATCCATGCAATACGCCAACAGGCCGGTTATTGATTTGATTCAGTCAAGGATTATGAACACGGTTTATTTAGCACTCTTTTCTCTCGTTATTACATTGGCAGTTGCCATACCAATCGGAATTTATTCCGCAACGAGAAAATATTCACTGTTTGATTATGGAGCTACGACCTTTGCCTTTTTAGGTCTGGCCACACCGAACTTTTTTGCCGGATTGCTCGCCATTTGGCTGTTATCCTTCCAGTTTGGCTGGTTTCCTGCCCAAGGAACCACCTCAGCCGTGGGGTTAAGCGGGTTCGAACTATTTGTAGATAAACTCAGACACCTGGTGTTACCTGGATTTACATTAGGCCTGGCCAGTACCGCTGTGTACATGAGGTATATGCGTACTGAAATTCTAGAAATCAAAGGTAGTGACTTCATTCGAACCGCACATGCTAAAGGACTTACTAAGAATTCTGTGTTGTATAAGCATACGCTTCGAAATGCCCTTATCCCGATCATTACATTATTAGGTTTTGAGTTTGGGTTCTTGTTAAGTGGAGCAGTTATTACTGAAGCGGTATTTAACTACCCGGGAATTGGAACGTTATTCCTGAACTCCATTAGTAACCGTGACTATCCGGTAATTATGGCTATTAATCTGATTCTTGCAGTAACAATATTACTTGGAAATCTTTTAGCGGATATCTTCTATGCTGTCGTCGATCCGCGTATTCGCTACGATTGA